A DNA window from Paenibacillus andongensis contains the following coding sequences:
- a CDS encoding NAD(P)/FAD-dependent oxidoreductase, which yields MIYDCAIIGGGPAGLNAALVLGRARRSVVLIDNNQPRNAVTQASHGFITRDGIAPAEFRRIAYEEVLRYPSVNHWQTEVSSVNKTEYGFEMFTSSGVSVQARKLILATGVKEIFPEIEGLYPLYGKSLFNCPYCDGWELRDQPLVVVSEYPSAFHTAKLLLNWSKDVVLCTNGHAPLSDQQKEWLESKGIKVMEQRIGAFIGQSGMLEQVRFTDGTHILRAGGFVNSKLVPKASFGESLGCEMTELGGIKTDEFGRSSVTGLYAAGDASYFMPSQLIYAAADGSRAAVGVNMDLMEEFI from the coding sequence ATGATTTATGATTGTGCCATTATTGGCGGTGGACCAGCAGGCTTGAATGCTGCATTGGTACTAGGCAGAGCAAGAAGAAGCGTGGTCTTGATTGACAATAATCAGCCAAGAAATGCCGTAACGCAGGCTTCTCATGGATTTATTACGCGAGATGGCATTGCACCGGCCGAGTTCAGACGTATTGCCTATGAAGAAGTGCTGCGTTATCCGTCAGTTAATCATTGGCAGACCGAGGTTTCTTCTGTAAACAAAACCGAATATGGATTTGAGATGTTCACTTCATCTGGTGTTAGCGTTCAAGCGCGAAAACTGATTTTGGCCACGGGGGTAAAGGAAATTTTTCCTGAGATCGAAGGTCTTTATCCGTTATATGGGAAGAGTTTGTTTAATTGTCCCTATTGTGACGGCTGGGAGCTTCGGGATCAACCGCTTGTCGTTGTTTCTGAATACCCTAGTGCTTTTCATACGGCAAAGCTTCTCCTCAATTGGAGTAAGGATGTTGTACTATGTACGAACGGTCATGCACCTTTGTCCGATCAGCAAAAAGAATGGCTTGAATCGAAGGGAATTAAGGTCATGGAACAACGCATTGGGGCTTTTATCGGTCAAAGTGGAATGCTTGAACAGGTACGATTTACTGATGGTACTCATATCCTGAGAGCCGGTGGATTCGTTAACTCTAAATTAGTACCAAAAGCATCTTTTGGAGAAAGCTTAGGCTGCGAAATGACGGAGTTAGGTGGAATTAAGACAGATGAGTTTGGAAGAAGTTCGGTCACGGGTTTATATGCCGCCGGAGATGCGTCTTATTTCATGCCTTCGCAATTAATTTATGCCGCGGCTGATGGCAGTAGAGCAGCTGTGGGAGTGAATATGGATTTGATGGAGGAATTCATCTAA